A region from the Halobacillus mangrovi genome encodes:
- a CDS encoding M4 family metallopeptidase: MKKKRQVLSAMALSVGLLAGSGLGAMNVEATTSIEAKIQESKQSIGTLTAPSQSKAAELVKAAVKGEIESGLSKSQKNNESYVDYRVLEEVKDYKGQDLVKLQQTYKGHDVFGKVLVSQVNEGVIKTALGDVAKNLNGKKGLKEKQNLSKEDASSYVTDTYGEDIETLKETTVEKVVYVNEKEKASYGWKVDFSVAAPSFAEGFVILDTKKGEVLLNAVKEMDQALSDDAIQYAKGEKGPGNGGGKGKPGSDAIVVGPVTGSGVDKNGNSRTFTASEMSDGTYELADYTRGQGILTYDANYADLNREYRLYPGELLSSTSTTFSDDEGVSAHYLATSVYEYYLGEYNRNSFDNNGQQVKSVVHAWDSSSTNDPENWFNAASVNDGAMLIYGDPLAGAYDVAGHEFTHAVTSSESDLIYSGQSGALNEAISDIFGVAIEKYVNNGSFNWTIGEQSGQVFRSMSDPSSIQFSSTLVYPDDYDDYQNLSYDNGGVHFNSSIINKAAYLMAEGGSHNGVSVSGIGEEKTFDLFYYANVDLLTADATFEDLRNAVETVATDLYGAGSTEYQAVTNAFDATLIP, translated from the coding sequence ATGAAGAAAAAAAGACAAGTTTTATCTGCAATGGCCTTATCCGTCGGTTTATTAGCGGGTTCTGGTCTGGGAGCGATGAACGTCGAAGCGACCACAAGTATTGAAGCAAAAATCCAGGAGAGCAAACAATCGATCGGAACATTAACCGCTCCGTCTCAATCAAAGGCTGCAGAACTTGTGAAGGCAGCAGTCAAAGGAGAAATTGAGAGCGGCTTGTCCAAGTCTCAGAAAAACAATGAGAGCTATGTAGACTATAGAGTATTAGAAGAAGTAAAAGACTATAAAGGACAGGATCTTGTTAAACTTCAGCAAACTTATAAAGGGCATGATGTTTTTGGCAAAGTCCTCGTCTCTCAGGTCAATGAAGGTGTTATAAAAACTGCGTTAGGTGATGTAGCTAAAAACTTGAATGGAAAAAAAGGGTTAAAAGAGAAACAAAACCTATCAAAAGAGGACGCTTCTAGCTACGTCACGGATACATATGGTGAAGATATAGAAACGTTAAAAGAAACGACGGTGGAAAAAGTCGTCTACGTAAATGAAAAAGAGAAAGCATCTTATGGGTGGAAGGTCGATTTCTCAGTTGCAGCACCAAGCTTTGCTGAAGGCTTTGTCATTTTAGATACGAAAAAAGGCGAAGTACTACTTAACGCTGTAAAAGAAATGGATCAAGCTTTATCGGATGATGCGATCCAGTATGCAAAAGGTGAAAAAGGACCTGGAAACGGTGGAGGAAAAGGCAAGCCGGGCTCTGATGCCATTGTAGTTGGTCCAGTAACAGGTTCTGGTGTCGATAAAAACGGAAATAGTCGTACCTTCACTGCAAGTGAAATGTCTGATGGGACTTATGAACTTGCGGATTACACACGCGGCCAAGGCATACTGACTTATGATGCCAATTATGCTGATTTAAACCGCGAGTATCGCCTATACCCTGGGGAACTATTATCTAGTACTTCCACCACTTTCTCAGACGATGAAGGTGTGAGTGCTCACTATCTAGCAACTTCTGTCTATGAATATTATTTAGGGGAATATAATCGTAATAGTTTTGACAACAACGGGCAGCAAGTCAAATCAGTTGTCCATGCCTGGGATTCAAGCTCAACCAACGACCCTGAAAACTGGTTCAATGCAGCAAGTGTCAATGACGGAGCCATGCTGATTTATGGTGATCCTCTTGCTGGAGCCTATGATGTAGCTGGCCACGAATTTACTCATGCTGTGACATCCAGTGAATCTGACTTAATCTACAGCGGTCAATCCGGGGCTTTGAACGAAGCGATTTCTGATATCTTCGGAGTTGCTATTGAGAAATATGTAAACAACGGTTCATTCAACTGGACGATCGGTGAACAGTCCGGGCAAGTTTTCCGGAGTATGTCAGACCCGTCTTCCATCCAGTTTTCGTCTACACTCGTCTATCCTGATGATTACGACGATTATCAGAATTTATCTTATGATAACGGAGGCGTACACTTTAACTCAAGCATCATCAACAAAGCTGCTTATTTAATGGCTGAAGGCGGCAGTCACAATGGCGTGAGCGTGAGTGGAATTGGTGAAGAGAAAACTTTCGATCTGTTCTACTATGCAAACGTGGATTTATTAACAGCCGATGCTACTTTCGAAGATTTGCGTAACGCCGTCGAAACCGTAGCTACTGACTTGTACGGGGCTGGATCTACGGAATACCAAGCTGTTACAAACGCATTTGATGCGACTCTCATTCCATAA
- a CDS encoding acyl-CoA thioesterase yields the protein MEPLPVSYSKMKQTRLVLPPDTNHLDTIFGGKVLAYIDEIAALTAMKHSNCVVVTASIDSVDFLSSAKVGDALTLEASVTWTGRTSMEVYVKVYADDLLQGKKVTTTESFLTMVAVDAHGTPTAVPNILPETNEEKRLFETAPSRKDHRQNRAALR from the coding sequence ATGGAACCATTACCTGTGAGTTATTCAAAAATGAAACAAACCCGGCTCGTGCTGCCCCCGGATACCAATCATTTGGATACGATCTTCGGTGGAAAAGTACTGGCTTATATTGATGAAATCGCTGCACTTACTGCGATGAAACACTCCAATTGTGTGGTCGTAACGGCATCTATAGATTCAGTAGATTTTCTATCATCAGCTAAAGTAGGAGATGCGCTCACGTTAGAAGCTAGTGTCACTTGGACAGGCCGTACATCTATGGAGGTGTACGTAAAGGTCTATGCCGATGACCTGCTACAAGGCAAAAAAGTGACGACAACGGAATCTTTTTTAACGATGGTAGCTGTGGATGCCCATGGAACTCCAACTGCTGTGCCAAACATTTTGCCAGAAACAAATGAAGAAAAGAGACTTTTTGAAACAGCTCCATCCAGGAAGGATCACCGGCAAAACCGTGCAGCTCTCAGATGA
- a CDS encoding FAD-binding oxidoreductase: MSTWLDLIKEKIPEARVLTELSDRYSYSFDASFGEYLPEAVVQVKHKEEVVSVLKMANEHQIPVYPRGQGTCLSGGPLPVFGGIVLDISQWPEKIDVSPDDLTVTVTPSVLTGNINKEAEKHGLMYAPDPSSAHVATIGGNLAENSGGPRGLKYGVTKDHVLGLEVVTPEGEVIRTGGNTIKNVTGYDLTKLIVGSEGTLGVITEATLKLMPKPRDFQTLMVSFGEVRKAGEAISKTLTSGILPSKMEFMDQACIQAVENFKPVGLPKNAAAIVIIELDGHPETLKIERKLVEEIMEEVGATDIVVPKSEEEAEKIWHARKQVSPAIAKIKPTKVSEDATVPRSKIPDLIDRLQEIKEKHKVEIVAFGHAGDGNLHPNVLCDKRDQEEMKRVELAVEEIFKAAIELGGTLSGEHGIGTMKAPFLESELGEVGVDMMKRIKESWDPNGILNPGKIFAEKGQKLVLRNE, from the coding sequence GTGAGCACATGGTTGGATCTCATTAAAGAAAAGATACCAGAAGCACGTGTCCTGACTGAATTATCCGATCGTTACAGCTATAGTTTTGATGCTTCCTTCGGAGAATACTTGCCGGAAGCCGTTGTTCAAGTTAAACATAAAGAAGAAGTGGTGTCGGTACTTAAGATGGCTAACGAGCATCAAATTCCAGTTTATCCGAGAGGACAAGGAACTTGTTTAAGTGGCGGACCGCTTCCTGTCTTCGGAGGCATTGTGCTGGATATCTCCCAGTGGCCGGAAAAAATAGACGTAAGTCCTGATGACTTGACGGTAACGGTCACTCCGAGCGTTTTAACAGGGAATATTAATAAAGAAGCGGAAAAACATGGATTGATGTACGCGCCTGATCCAAGCAGCGCCCATGTAGCGACGATTGGTGGAAATTTAGCCGAAAATTCGGGCGGGCCACGCGGATTGAAGTATGGCGTAACAAAAGATCATGTGCTTGGGCTTGAAGTCGTAACGCCTGAAGGAGAAGTGATTCGAACGGGAGGGAATACAATCAAAAACGTCACCGGGTATGATCTGACCAAACTCATCGTTGGCTCTGAGGGTACACTCGGAGTGATTACGGAGGCAACCTTAAAACTGATGCCGAAGCCACGAGATTTCCAGACGCTTATGGTCAGTTTCGGTGAGGTGAGAAAAGCAGGAGAAGCCATCTCTAAGACGCTTACTTCAGGGATCTTGCCTTCTAAAATGGAGTTTATGGATCAAGCTTGCATCCAAGCTGTTGAAAACTTCAAGCCGGTCGGTCTTCCGAAGAATGCTGCTGCGATCGTAATCATCGAATTAGATGGCCATCCGGAGACGTTAAAAATCGAACGAAAACTAGTCGAGGAGATCATGGAAGAAGTCGGAGCTACAGATATTGTTGTGCCTAAATCTGAAGAAGAGGCGGAAAAGATCTGGCATGCAAGGAAGCAAGTATCTCCGGCTATTGCGAAAATTAAACCCACAAAAGTATCCGAAGATGCAACGGTTCCTCGAAGTAAAATCCCTGACTTGATTGATCGCCTGCAGGAAATTAAAGAAAAACATAAGGTAGAGATTGTTGCCTTTGGCCATGCAGGGGATGGGAATCTCCATCCAAATGTGCTTTGCGATAAACGTGATCAAGAGGAAATGAAACGGGTAGAACTAGCAGTGGAAGAGATCTTTAAGGCTGCGATTGAGCTTGGTGGTACGTTATCAGGTGAGCATGGTATTGGGACAATGAAAGCCCCATTCCTTGAATCTGAGCTCGGAGAGGTCGGAGTCGACATGATGAAGCGGATCAAGGAAAGCTGGGACCCGAACGGCATATTAAATCCAGGGAAAATTTTTGCAGAAAAAGGACAGAAGTTGGTGCTGCGAAATGAGTGA
- a CDS encoding (Fe-S)-binding protein codes for MSDLQVLQDKLNYDKTFDCVQCGYCLPACPTYETMERETHSPRGRINLVKMVAEGKATVNDLESPIEKCLGCMACTTVCPTNVQYGEILEGTKEVIDEQKEKTKRRQQMERFLFDEFFPSKNWMDTLGDASWFYQKSGLQTMAQRTGASKIAPLHIEEFEKVLPEMPSPKRRRDRAKRYIRKRPSTAKVAFFTGCIMDSVFFYSNENTIELLLRSGAEVLIPEEQSCCGALHAHTGKKESAKELAKQNIDAFEKENVDYIINNAGGCGAKLVEYDHLFEKGTEWHQRAVRFVEKVKDISEVLVDLDHLDFQKPLNKTVTYQPSCHMTNVQGVTDAPLELIKKIPGVQLKELDRPDFCCGSAGIYNVVNYEESMDILDVKMEDVCGVAPEGIVTSNPGCLLQMKLGVEREGLNDKSDAVHLVDLLMEADPQ; via the coding sequence ATGAGTGATCTTCAAGTATTACAGGACAAACTCAACTATGATAAGACGTTTGACTGTGTCCAATGCGGTTATTGCTTACCAGCCTGTCCAACCTATGAAACGATGGAGCGGGAAACCCACTCTCCAAGAGGAAGAATTAACCTTGTCAAAATGGTCGCCGAAGGTAAAGCAACGGTAAATGATCTGGAAAGTCCTATTGAAAAATGTCTTGGCTGCATGGCGTGTACAACTGTTTGCCCCACCAATGTACAATATGGTGAGATTCTTGAAGGCACAAAAGAAGTCATTGATGAACAAAAGGAAAAAACGAAGCGCCGACAACAAATGGAACGTTTCCTATTTGACGAATTTTTTCCATCGAAGAACTGGATGGACACATTAGGAGATGCCTCGTGGTTTTATCAGAAGTCTGGTTTACAAACGATGGCACAACGAACAGGAGCATCAAAAATTGCACCCCTTCACATTGAGGAATTTGAAAAGGTTCTTCCTGAGATGCCCTCTCCAAAAAGAAGGCGCGACCGTGCGAAACGTTATATAAGAAAACGACCATCAACGGCAAAAGTCGCTTTCTTTACAGGCTGCATTATGGACAGTGTCTTTTTCTACTCGAATGAAAATACGATCGAACTGTTACTTAGAAGTGGAGCAGAAGTGCTTATTCCTGAGGAGCAATCTTGTTGTGGAGCGCTGCATGCGCACACGGGGAAAAAGGAATCAGCGAAAGAGCTTGCCAAACAGAACATTGATGCTTTTGAAAAAGAAAACGTCGACTATATCATCAACAATGCCGGTGGGTGTGGAGCCAAGCTCGTTGAGTATGATCATCTTTTTGAAAAAGGAACAGAGTGGCACCAAAGAGCTGTTAGATTCGTAGAAAAAGTGAAAGACATATCAGAAGTGCTTGTAGATTTGGATCATCTCGACTTTCAAAAACCACTAAATAAAACGGTCACTTATCAGCCTTCTTGCCACATGACAAATGTCCAAGGAGTGACAGACGCACCTCTAGAGCTGATCAAAAAGATCCCTGGAGTTCAATTGAAAGAGTTGGATCGACCTGATTTTTGCTGTGGATCTGCAGGCATTTATAACGTTGTGAATTATGAGGAGTCTATGGATATCTTAGATGTCAAGATGGAGGATGTGTGTGGTGTAGCACCTGAGGGGATTGTAACGTCTAACCCGGGGTGCTTGCTGCAGATGAAACTTGGTGTCGAGCGTGAAGGACTAAATGACAAATCAGATGCTGTCCATTTGGTAGATTTACTTATGGAAGCAGATCCTCAATAA
- a CDS encoding LVIVD repeat-containing protein gives MNKKAILTSALAGCLVFSTVPTTFAHDMLDDSLAEKGANEGDNLNAIPVLEGNKNLGNWQEVASAQLKEYDGVKNSPADVYAHKGYAYLGTHVSGGGNGGVRVFDMKDPSNPVEIAKFADDISGTWQEKVIVKTVNTPHFKGDLAVVSVQQLDRDHPDSQGGFLLYDVTKPEAPEKLGFWEVDKRVPGTHELYLTVKEGKPFVLAANPYADYFTHGESMDFQLVDVSNPAEPKTIYEFDPRSLPEVSDDFNGYHWDAPDGKTRPVFNHSTMTDNNGDTALLSFWDLGTIILDISDPYNVKFEGRTEYASDVQGSAHSSALAKGGNVLIETREVYNPTRVGYEESYGYTRIFDISDKSNPKLLSTFKTDLVDNIEDGVTFANTVHDPKVHGNTLYLSHYAGGIRAVDITDPSNPVQIGKYVPENAYFWGVFVDRNYILGSDMGNGLKVLQKNNSAQ, from the coding sequence ATGAACAAGAAGGCTATTCTGACCTCAGCTCTTGCTGGGTGTCTGGTATTTTCTACGGTACCGACTACTTTCGCTCACGACATGCTGGACGATTCGCTTGCCGAAAAAGGAGCGAATGAAGGGGACAACTTAAACGCGATCCCAGTCCTTGAAGGAAATAAGAACCTGGGAAATTGGCAAGAGGTCGCTAGTGCCCAGCTGAAAGAATATGACGGCGTGAAAAATTCGCCCGCTGACGTTTATGCTCACAAAGGTTATGCCTATTTAGGTACCCACGTAAGTGGAGGCGGGAATGGTGGAGTCAGGGTTTTTGATATGAAAGACCCTTCCAATCCTGTTGAGATTGCCAAGTTTGCTGATGATATCTCAGGAACGTGGCAGGAAAAAGTCATCGTTAAGACTGTGAACACTCCACACTTCAAAGGTGATCTGGCTGTGGTCAGTGTCCAGCAATTGGATCGAGACCATCCAGATTCTCAAGGGGGATTCCTTCTTTATGATGTTACCAAACCTGAAGCTCCTGAAAAGCTAGGCTTCTGGGAAGTGGACAAGCGTGTACCGGGTACTCATGAACTGTATCTTACAGTAAAAGAAGGCAAGCCGTTTGTACTGGCAGCCAATCCATATGCTGATTATTTTACCCATGGAGAATCGATGGATTTCCAACTTGTAGACGTATCTAACCCTGCAGAACCCAAAACGATCTATGAATTCGATCCTCGTTCGCTTCCTGAGGTATCGGATGATTTTAATGGCTATCACTGGGATGCTCCCGATGGAAAAACCCGCCCGGTCTTCAACCATAGTACGATGACTGATAACAATGGAGACACCGCTTTATTATCCTTTTGGGATCTTGGCACCATCATCCTCGATATCTCTGACCCTTACAACGTAAAATTTGAAGGAAGAACGGAGTACGCTTCTGATGTGCAAGGTTCTGCACACTCCTCTGCTCTTGCTAAAGGCGGCAATGTGTTAATCGAGACGAGGGAAGTCTATAACCCTACCCGAGTAGGCTATGAAGAATCTTATGGGTACACAAGAATTTTTGACATTAGTGATAAAAGTAATCCAAAACTGTTGAGCACCTTTAAAACGGATCTGGTTGATAACATTGAAGATGGTGTAACTTTTGCTAATACCGTTCACGATCCTAAGGTACACGGTAACACGCTTTATCTCTCTCACTATGCTGGAGGGATCAGAGCCGTTGATATTACTGACCCTAGCAACCCGGTTCAAATAGGGAAATACGTGCCGGAAAATGCTTACTTCTGGGGTGTATTCGTTGATCGGAACTATATTCTTGGCTCCGATATGGGGAACGGATTGAAAGTCTTACAGAAAAATAACAGCGCTCAATAA
- a CDS encoding DsbA family oxidoreductase codes for MKIEVWSDFVCPFCYIGKRRLEEALSQLPESAEVEVEYKSFELDPEAKRNTGQNMHEKLAAKYGKSVDEAKEMTRNMTEQAKMVGLDFHFDTMIPTNTFDAHRVAKFAETKGLGKEVTEQFFKGVLTESKDLGDHKTIADLAREVGLDRGEVDGVLEGSDYTEVVRAEENEAYQIGVQGVPFFVINRKYAVSGAQPTEVFVQGLQKALDEEKKSSPFEDLSTEADAACTEDGCEVPPNDAK; via the coding sequence ATGAAAATAGAAGTATGGTCAGATTTCGTCTGTCCTTTTTGTTATATCGGTAAAAGACGGTTAGAAGAGGCGCTCAGTCAGCTGCCTGAGTCCGCTGAAGTTGAAGTGGAGTATAAAAGCTTTGAGCTCGATCCAGAGGCTAAACGCAACACAGGGCAGAACATGCATGAGAAATTAGCTGCCAAGTACGGAAAAAGCGTGGATGAAGCAAAAGAAATGACTCGCAATATGACCGAACAAGCGAAGATGGTCGGTCTTGATTTCCATTTCGATACTATGATCCCAACGAATACATTTGATGCCCATCGCGTGGCTAAATTTGCAGAAACGAAAGGATTGGGCAAAGAAGTCACAGAACAATTTTTCAAAGGAGTGTTGACAGAATCTAAAGATCTTGGTGATCACAAAACGATTGCCGACCTTGCGCGTGAGGTTGGTTTGGATCGCGGAGAAGTTGACGGGGTTCTAGAAGGCTCGGATTATACGGAAGTGGTACGAGCGGAAGAAAACGAGGCTTATCAAATCGGTGTTCAGGGCGTTCCTTTCTTTGTAATCAACCGTAAATACGCGGTATCTGGAGCGCAGCCGACAGAAGTGTTTGTTCAAGGGTTACAGAAAGCATTAGATGAAGAAAAAAAATCCTCTCCATTTGAAGACCTGTCTACAGAAGCAGATGCTGCATGTACAGAAGACGGATGCGAAGTTCCCCCAAACGATGCAAAATAA
- a CDS encoding cytochrome-c oxidase: protein MGIIMIKISSVYFAIGVAIGYYMSIVHDYALTPVHVHINLLGWTALMLAGIIYHLFPDLGASKLATFHFWFHNIGLPIMMMGLFFTIALETEGLVPIIATGASLTVIGIFLFVFHVVKNLKPS, encoded by the coding sequence ATGGGGATCATAATGATCAAAATATCCTCGGTGTATTTTGCGATAGGGGTGGCAATCGGCTATTATATGTCCATCGTTCATGATTATGCATTGACCCCTGTGCATGTCCACATCAACCTGTTAGGCTGGACAGCACTCATGCTTGCTGGAATTATCTATCATCTTTTTCCGGATCTGGGTGCTTCAAAGCTGGCAACCTTTCATTTTTGGTTTCATAACATTGGATTACCGATCATGATGATGGGGTTATTTTTTACCATCGCTTTGGAAACTGAAGGTCTCGTGCCCATAATTGCTACGGGAGCGTCACTGACGGTCATCGGCATATTCCTATTCGTTTTCCATGTTGTCAAAAACTTAAAACCAAGCTGA
- a CDS encoding peptidoglycan-binding protein — protein sequence MIKLVELIDRSVNNMGDVEERVAEKAAQLISMAYMEGIFVQISSGYRSLEEQARLYGKGRPSYSWNGRNYGQSGNIVTYAKPGESIHNKGRAIDFFLVSKDGRTALWKVDKNWYRVGAIGKSLGFTWGGDWKSFKDYPHLELAPESSSSTVLKRGDRGEEVKKLQRQLKELGYSLGGYGVDGSFGKITASSVRDFQKDAGIKVDGIAGPITRKILDESVYPGKPVRAGTKGEAVKRIQKVIGVKTDGLFGPKTESAVRKFQTNSGIEVDGIVGPITWSHLFS from the coding sequence GTGATAAAATTGGTAGAGTTGATAGATCGAAGCGTAAACAACATGGGAGACGTCGAAGAGCGAGTCGCTGAAAAAGCAGCTCAATTGATTTCGATGGCCTATATGGAAGGGATTTTTGTACAAATCTCTTCAGGCTACCGATCGTTAGAAGAGCAGGCAAGGTTATACGGAAAAGGACGCCCATCCTATAGTTGGAATGGGAGGAACTATGGCCAAAGTGGAAATATTGTCACTTATGCAAAGCCGGGAGAAAGTATCCATAATAAAGGAAGGGCGATTGACTTTTTTCTCGTATCTAAAGACGGCCGAACAGCTTTGTGGAAAGTGGACAAAAATTGGTATCGCGTTGGAGCAATTGGGAAATCATTAGGTTTCACGTGGGGAGGCGATTGGAAAAGTTTTAAAGATTATCCCCATTTGGAGTTAGCTCCTGAATCTTCTTCATCAACTGTACTAAAGAGAGGAGACAGAGGGGAAGAAGTCAAAAAACTACAGCGGCAGTTGAAAGAGTTGGGATATTCGCTAGGGGGTTATGGCGTCGACGGAAGCTTTGGTAAAATAACGGCCTCATCTGTTCGAGATTTCCAAAAGGATGCCGGGATAAAAGTTGATGGCATTGCCGGTCCTATAACGAGAAAAATACTCGATGAATCCGTATATCCAGGGAAGCCCGTAAGAGCAGGCACCAAAGGGGAGGCGGTAAAGAGAATACAGAAAGTCATTGGCGTTAAGACAGATGGCTTGTTTGGTCCAAAGACAGAATCTGCTGTTCGAAAGTTCCAAACGAATTCTGGGATTGAAGTTGATGGGATCGTTGGTCCAATTACTTGGAGTCATTTATTCTCATAA
- a CDS encoding DUF4212 domain-containing protein, protein MRKIDRATANAYFRIRTTLIVIYLSIGFLVSFGVVFFARDLSSFSVMGVPFHYYMGSQGAIVTFIILLFVNAKVSDVVDKKFGITPEQIEQKDKVVNQ, encoded by the coding sequence TTGAGAAAAATTGATCGTGCTACGGCGAATGCATATTTCCGAATCCGGACTACGTTGATTGTCATTTACTTGTCCATTGGTTTTCTAGTTTCATTTGGTGTTGTGTTTTTTGCCCGTGACCTTTCATCCTTTAGTGTAATGGGAGTCCCCTTTCATTATTACATGGGATCTCAAGGGGCCATCGTTACATTCATTATTCTTTTATTTGTGAATGCAAAAGTCAGTGATGTCGTAGATAAAAAGTTCGGCATTACTCCTGAACAAATCGAACAAAAAGACAAAGTTGTGAATCAATAG
- a CDS encoding sodium:solute symporter family protein: protein MDAQFLVSLALIVATFALYIGIAIYNKAKATSDFYVASRGVPPVFNGMAIGADWMSAASFIGLAGTVMILGYDGLAYIMGWTGGYLLLTFLLAPQLRKSGRYTVPEFIGDRYKSDFARLIAAVATIIISFTYSIGQLSGSGVVIGRLLEVNTVIGTLIGVVLIAFYSALGGMKGITWTQVAQYLVLIIAYLIPVIFMSMQLTQNPLPWLSYGEVISEMKVIDQELGISEYIVPFTEGSKWQFIALMFTLMAGTAGLPHVIVRFYTVRTMKAARWSGAWALLFIGLLYLSAPAYAAFSRFILMTEVAGSSLNNLPAWTQAWVDTGRLSLADGNGDGILQWTELVISNDIVVMATPEIANLGIFVIGLMAAGAMAAALSTAGGLMIAISAALSHDIYYRSINPKATEQKRLAVGRITIVLATVIAGLVALNPPGAITQIVAWAFALASGTFFPALLLGVWWKRANGPGVVAGMLVGLGVTLTYIFAAKYGGFTILGIIDTGAGVFGAAAALITNVVVSLLTPPPSKKIQEEVTNLRYPEQIEYKDGEVWVKDAK, encoded by the coding sequence ATGGACGCTCAGTTTCTTGTTTCCCTTGCTTTAATCGTTGCAACATTCGCTTTGTATATAGGGATTGCCATCTATAACAAAGCGAAAGCAACATCTGATTTTTACGTGGCCAGCCGAGGGGTGCCGCCTGTATTTAACGGAATGGCGATCGGAGCCGACTGGATGAGTGCAGCTTCGTTCATTGGGCTTGCAGGAACCGTCATGATCCTTGGATATGATGGACTGGCCTATATAATGGGATGGACAGGCGGTTATTTACTATTAACCTTCCTGCTTGCTCCACAGCTGAGAAAATCTGGACGCTACACAGTACCAGAATTTATCGGGGATCGTTACAAAAGCGATTTCGCACGTCTGATCGCGGCAGTAGCGACCATCATTATCAGTTTTACATACTCGATTGGACAATTGTCAGGTTCGGGTGTCGTTATTGGCAGACTGCTTGAAGTCAATACGGTGATCGGTACATTAATCGGAGTCGTGCTTATCGCTTTTTATTCCGCACTCGGCGGGATGAAGGGGATTACCTGGACGCAGGTAGCTCAGTATTTAGTTCTTATTATTGCTTACTTGATTCCGGTTATTTTCATGTCGATGCAGCTCACTCAAAACCCGCTGCCGTGGCTTTCTTACGGTGAAGTGATTTCAGAGATGAAGGTCATCGATCAGGAATTAGGGATCTCAGAATACATCGTTCCATTTACAGAAGGAAGCAAATGGCAGTTTATTGCATTAATGTTCACATTGATGGCAGGAACGGCAGGCTTACCTCACGTTATCGTTCGTTTTTATACAGTAAGGACGATGAAAGCGGCACGCTGGAGTGGGGCATGGGCGTTACTGTTCATTGGATTGCTTTATTTGTCTGCTCCAGCTTACGCGGCTTTTTCACGCTTCATTTTGATGACCGAAGTAGCCGGTTCCTCTCTGAACAACCTCCCCGCATGGACTCAAGCCTGGGTCGATACAGGCCGCCTGTCTTTGGCTGATGGGAATGGTGATGGGATTCTGCAATGGACAGAGCTTGTCATCAGCAACGATATTGTAGTTATGGCAACCCCGGAAATAGCCAATCTGGGTATTTTCGTCATAGGTTTAATGGCTGCAGGAGCGATGGCAGCTGCCCTATCAACAGCAGGTGGATTGATGATCGCCATCTCTGCGGCTCTTTCTCACGATATTTACTACCGTTCCATCAATCCGAAAGCGACGGAACAGAAGCGTTTAGCGGTAGGAAGAATTACGATCGTACTTGCAACAGTAATCGCTGGTTTGGTTGCATTGAATCCTCCAGGAGCGATCACCCAAATTGTTGCCTGGGCATTCGCACTTGCCTCAGGAACCTTCTTCCCTGCGCTCTTGCTTGGAGTCTGGTGGAAGCGGGCAAATGGCCCGGGTGTGGTTGCCGGAATGCTCGTTGGTTTAGGCGTGACACTTACGTATATATTCGCAGCTAAGTATGGAGGCTTCACGATTCTTGGCATCATCGATACAGGTGCAGGAGTCTTCGGGGCTGCCGCTGCCTTAATAACGAATGTAGTGGTTTCCTTGTTGACACCACCGCCATCTAAGAAGATCCAGGAAGAAGTCACAAATCTTCGCTACCCAGAACAAATCGAATACAAAGACGGAGAAGTATGGGTGAAAGACGCAAAATAA